The proteins below come from a single Oryzomicrobium terrae genomic window:
- a CDS encoding superoxide dismutase family protein, with protein MKRITLIACSLATVLTAACASTPPDGSARAVLAPSSGSKVSGEVVFTSISGGVRVEARATGLTPGEHGFHVHEVGDCSAPDGTSAKGHFNPTGKAHGNSTMGEHHAGDIPNLVADGSGVVRQRMDVMGMSLEGPTGIMGRAIVIHADPDDYKSQPAGNSGKRVACGVIR; from the coding sequence ATGAAGCGAATCACCCTGATTGCCTGTTCCCTTGCCACCGTCCTGACCGCGGCCTGCGCCTCGACCCCGCCCGACGGCAGCGCCCGCGCCGTGCTGGCGCCCAGCTCCGGCAGCAAGGTGAGCGGCGAGGTGGTGTTCACCTCGATTTCCGGCGGGGTGCGGGTCGAGGCCCGGGCCACCGGCCTGACCCCCGGCGAGCACGGCTTCCACGTCCATGAAGTGGGCGATTGCAGCGCCCCGGACGGCACCAGCGCCAAGGGTCACTTCAACCCCACGGGCAAGGCCCACGGCAATTCCACCATGGGCGAGCACCACGCCGGCGATATCCCCAACCTGGTGGCCGACGGCAGCGGCGTGGTCCGGCAGCGCATGGACGTGATGGGCATGAGCCTGGAAGGGCCCACCGGCATCATGGGCCGCGCCATCGTCATCCACGCCGACCCGGACGACTACAAGTCCCAGCCCGCCGGCAATTCCGGCAAGCGGGTGGCCTGCGGCGTGATCCGCTGA
- a CDS encoding DUF2149 domain-containing protein, whose product MALKLLHEPETEDPILSVVNLIDIFLVVIAALLITVAKNPLMNPFSHQDVTVITDPGKPSMEVVVKKGEKYKASGAIGEGQGAKAGTAYRMQDGSIVYVPEAGADASATATGSADCADCADCADCADCADCADCADCAD is encoded by the coding sequence ATGGCCTTGAAGCTCCTGCACGAACCGGAAACCGAAGATCCGATCCTGTCGGTGGTGAACCTGATCGACATCTTCCTGGTGGTGATCGCCGCCCTGCTCATCACCGTGGCCAAGAACCCGCTGATGAATCCCTTCTCGCACCAGGACGTGACGGTGATCACCGATCCGGGCAAGCCCTCCATGGAGGTGGTGGTGAAGAAGGGCGAGAAGTACAAGGCCAGCGGCGCCATCGGCGAAGGCCAGGGGGCCAAGGCCGGCACCGCCTACCGGATGCAGGACGGCTCGATCGTGTACGTGCCCGAGGCCGGCGCCGACGCCTCGGCCACGGCCACGGGCTCGGCCGACTGTGCCGACTGTGCCGACTGTGCCGACTGTGCCGACTGTGCCGACTGTGCCGACTGTGCCGACTGTGCCGACTGA
- a CDS encoding energy transducer TonB — protein MTATAALPTSAPQPYVVADSDRLWRGTNLGWIGAAVVVHGALLAAITLAPAAAPLQPPAPLMVSILPPAPSAPTPPAPATPTAKSEPKPLVKPAPAKPKPAPAPAMPAPSPIAAAPQPSTPATPAAPAAAAPAAPSAPAGNPAPVSAPRFDADYLSNPAPAYPPLSRRMGEQGKVMLRAHVLPNGSADEVVVKTTSGSSRLDNAALDAVRKWKFVPARQGSELVAAWVQIPITFSLEN, from the coding sequence ATGACCGCTACCGCCGCACTGCCCACTTCCGCCCCCCAGCCGTATGTCGTCGCCGACAGCGACCGGCTGTGGCGCGGCACCAACCTGGGCTGGATCGGTGCCGCGGTGGTCGTTCATGGCGCGCTGCTCGCCGCCATTACCCTGGCGCCGGCGGCGGCACCGCTTCAACCGCCGGCGCCGCTGATGGTCTCCATCCTGCCGCCGGCCCCCAGCGCGCCGACGCCTCCTGCCCCCGCCACCCCAACCGCCAAATCCGAGCCGAAGCCGCTGGTCAAGCCGGCCCCGGCCAAGCCGAAGCCGGCTCCGGCACCGGCGATGCCCGCCCCCTCCCCTATCGCCGCCGCACCGCAACCCTCGACCCCGGCCACCCCCGCCGCACCGGCGGCAGCCGCTCCTGCCGCACCGAGCGCCCCCGCCGGCAACCCTGCCCCGGTCAGTGCACCGCGCTTCGACGCCGACTACCTGAGCAACCCTGCACCGGCCTACCCGCCCCTGTCCCGCCGCATGGGCGAACAGGGCAAGGTCATGCTGCGCGCCCACGTGCTGCCCAACGGCAGTGCCGACGAGGTTGTGGTCAAGACCACCTCGGGCAGCAGCCGCCTGGATAACGCCGCCCTCGACGCGGTGCGCAAATGGAAATTCGTTCCCGCCCGCCAGGGCAGCGAACTGGTCGCTGCCTGGGTGCAAATACCGATCACTTTCAGTTTGGAGAATTGA
- a CDS encoding Crp/Fnr family transcriptional regulator yields the protein MEPRSSTPAASLSPFVLRRVNLFSRLTDEELSRIARNAQRRSVTRGTVVVRSGDPTDSLYILLTGSAKVTNTDDEGREVILSLLAPGDFFGEMGLIDGSPRSADVVALESCELLQISQPEFQRCIVDHFDVALSLMRGLVQRLRVADRKIESLALLDVYGRVARLLIDFSEEEEGQRVITRKLSKQDIAKMIGASREMVSRVMKDLETTGYIRCEPGRIILNAA from the coding sequence ATGGAACCTCGCAGTTCGACACCTGCTGCATCCCTGAGTCCCTTCGTCCTGCGCCGGGTCAACCTGTTCTCGCGCCTGACCGACGAAGAGTTGTCCCGCATCGCCCGCAACGCCCAGCGCCGCTCCGTCACCCGCGGTACTGTGGTGGTGCGCTCCGGCGATCCCACCGATTCCCTGTACATCCTGCTCACCGGCTCCGCCAAGGTCACCAACACCGACGATGAGGGCCGGGAAGTGATCCTGTCCCTGCTCGCCCCCGGCGACTTCTTCGGCGAAATGGGCCTGATCGACGGCAGCCCCCGCTCCGCCGACGTGGTGGCCCTGGAATCCTGCGAGCTGCTGCAGATTTCCCAGCCCGAATTCCAGCGCTGCATCGTCGACCACTTCGACGTCGCCCTGTCGCTGATGCGCGGCCTGGTGCAGCGCCTGCGCGTGGCCGACCGCAAGATCGAAAGCCTGGCGTTGCTCGACGTCTATGGCCGGGTCGCCCGGCTGCTGATCGATTTTTCCGAGGAAGAGGAGGGCCAGCGGGTGATCACCCGCAAGCTCTCCAAGCAGGACATCGCCAAGATGATCGGCGCCTCCCGGGAGATGGTCAGCCGCGTCATGAAAGATCTGGAAACCACCGGCTACATCCGCTGCGAGCCGGGCCGCATCATCCTCAACGCCGCCTGA
- a CDS encoding ExbD/TolR family protein: protein MAFGSFSGGSKAPMAEINTTPLVDVMLVLLIIFIVTAPLMTQAIKVDLPNVAAQPTDAKPKTVRVALDGAGKLYWNDQPVDDAALRAKMAAAATQTPQPELHLSADRETRYQRVAEVMGAAREAGLVKLGFITLPGDTHGNHR, encoded by the coding sequence ATGGCCTTCGGCTCCTTTTCCGGGGGCAGCAAGGCCCCCATGGCGGAAATCAACACCACGCCGCTGGTGGACGTGATGCTGGTGCTGCTCATCATCTTCATCGTCACCGCGCCGCTGATGACCCAGGCGATCAAGGTGGACCTGCCCAACGTGGCCGCCCAGCCCACCGACGCCAAGCCGAAAACGGTGCGGGTCGCCCTGGACGGCGCCGGCAAGCTGTACTGGAACGACCAGCCGGTGGACGACGCCGCCCTGCGCGCCAAGATGGCCGCCGCCGCCACCCAGACCCCCCAGCCCGAACTGCACCTGTCCGCCGACCGGGAGACCCGCTACCAGCGTGTCGCCGAGGTGATGGGCGCGGCCCGGGAAGCCGGACTGGTCAAACTCGGTTTCATCACCCTCCCCGGAGACACCCATGGCAACCACCGCTAA
- a CDS encoding Smr/MutS family protein, protein MAKKGPAAKNHARLATGVGFSALEKLKNRLPPTDAPVRPAAPKPAARVAAPAENDPAALFRAAVGATDTSPTLARARNRAALERAKPAPRPIVQPTFKDVETPATAPSRPLPADDSPDLFRALVGEVTPLKDSGRADIGHRQTPRHALIFDRDGRRAAPDKALGDTPLENGAPLGDAAIFDHLAATVGNDPGALFAHAVGAVAPLKDKGLADVQKPLPPPRPIKREEDDRAVLAEALQSPLSFEDRLDMGVEPAFLRDGLARKVLTDLRRGRWVVQAELDLHGLTRDEAREALRRFLADSLEAGRRCLRLIHGKGLGSPNREPVLKHLSRSWLAQREEILAYCQAKPQDGGEGALLILLRAPKG, encoded by the coding sequence ATGGCAAAAAAAGGCCCGGCGGCCAAGAACCACGCCCGTCTCGCGACGGGCGTTGGTTTTTCCGCCCTGGAAAAGCTCAAGAACCGGCTGCCGCCGACCGACGCACCGGTCCGCCCGGCCGCGCCCAAGCCGGCGGCCCGGGTTGCCGCCCCTGCGGAGAACGACCCTGCCGCCCTGTTCCGCGCCGCCGTGGGCGCCACCGACACCAGCCCGACCCTGGCCCGGGCCCGCAACCGGGCCGCGCTGGAACGGGCCAAGCCGGCCCCCCGGCCCATCGTCCAGCCGACCTTCAAGGACGTGGAGACGCCCGCCACGGCGCCATCCCGCCCCCTGCCGGCGGACGATTCGCCTGACCTCTTCCGCGCCCTGGTGGGCGAGGTCACGCCCCTCAAGGATTCGGGCCGCGCGGATATTGGCCATCGCCAAACCCCGCGCCACGCCTTGATCTTCGACCGGGACGGCCGGAGAGCCGCGCCAGATAAGGCGCTCGGCGATACCCCCCTGGAGAATGGCGCCCCGCTTGGCGATGCGGCCATCTTCGACCACCTGGCCGCCACCGTCGGCAACGATCCGGGCGCCCTCTTCGCCCACGCCGTGGGCGCCGTGGCCCCGCTCAAGGACAAAGGATTGGCCGACGTGCAGAAGCCCCTGCCGCCGCCCCGACCAATCAAGCGTGAAGAGGACGACCGGGCGGTGCTGGCCGAGGCCCTGCAATCGCCCCTGTCCTTCGAGGACCGCCTCGACATGGGGGTGGAGCCGGCCTTCCTGCGGGACGGCCTGGCGCGCAAGGTGCTCACCGACCTGCGCCGCGGCCGCTGGGTGGTGCAGGCCGAGCTGGACCTGCACGGCCTGACCCGGGACGAGGCCCGGGAGGCCCTGCGCCGCTTCCTCGCCGACAGCCTGGAGGCCGGCCGGCGCTGCCTGCGCCTGATCCACGGCAAGGGCCTGGGCTCCCCCAACCGGGAGCCGGTGTTGAAGCACCTGTCGCGCAGCTGGCTGGCCCAGCGCGAGGAAATCCTCGCCTACTGCCAGGCCAAGCCCCAGGACGGTGGCGAAGGTGCCCTGCTGATCCTGCTGCGGGCACCAAAGGGCTAG
- a CDS encoding P-II family nitrogen regulator yields MKKVEAIIKPFKLDEVREGLSEIGVTGLTVTEVKGFGRQKGHTELYRGAEYVVDFLPKIKVEIVVADNQVDSVIEAIIKASRTGKIGDGKIFVSPVEQVVRIRTGETDEAAV; encoded by the coding sequence ATGAAAAAAGTTGAAGCCATCATCAAACCCTTCAAGCTCGACGAAGTGCGTGAAGGCCTGTCCGAAATCGGCGTGACCGGCCTGACTGTCACCGAGGTCAAGGGGTTTGGCCGGCAGAAGGGCCACACCGAGCTGTACCGCGGTGCCGAGTACGTGGTCGACTTCCTGCCTAAGATCAAGGTCGAGATCGTGGTTGCCGACAACCAGGTCGATAGCGTCATCGAAGCCATCATCAAGGCCTCCCGCACCGGCAAGATCGGCGACGGCAAGATCTTCGTCTCCCCGGTGGAGCAGGTGGTGCGCATCCGCACCGGCGAAACCGACGAAGCCGCGGTCTGA
- a CDS encoding MotA/TolQ/ExbB proton channel family protein, whose protein sequence is MQPETHMNLAGFWAAGDFVSHAVAVLLVVLSIGSWTVILAKGWRVWNLRRATTPALAAFWQARSVPNAIAELEAGNARAFALLARRAEQAANHYQRHHGSGSLAASLSGAEFITQALRSGLTQTSARLENGLTLLASVGSTAPFIGLFGTVWGIYHALAMIGATGQASLDKVAGPVGEALIMTAAGLFVAIPAVLAYNALTRAVRVIEADLDAFAHDLHAFFTTGKPLSGGEPHTGTSHAAPVNAAGRPLAEAA, encoded by the coding sequence ATGCAACCGGAAACCCACATGAACCTGGCCGGCTTCTGGGCCGCCGGCGACTTCGTGTCCCACGCCGTCGCCGTGCTGCTGGTGGTGCTCTCGATCGGCAGCTGGACCGTCATCCTGGCCAAGGGCTGGCGCGTCTGGAACCTGCGCCGCGCCACCACGCCGGCCCTGGCCGCCTTCTGGCAGGCGCGCAGCGTACCCAACGCCATCGCCGAGCTCGAAGCCGGCAACGCCCGGGCCTTCGCCCTGCTGGCCCGCCGCGCCGAGCAGGCCGCCAACCACTACCAGCGCCACCACGGCAGCGGCTCCCTGGCCGCCAGCCTGTCCGGCGCCGAGTTCATCACCCAGGCCCTGCGTTCCGGCCTGACCCAGACCAGCGCCCGCCTCGAAAACGGACTGACCCTGCTCGCCTCGGTGGGCTCCACCGCCCCCTTCATCGGCCTGTTCGGCACCGTGTGGGGCATCTATCACGCCCTGGCGATGATCGGCGCCACCGGCCAGGCCAGCCTGGACAAAGTCGCCGGCCCGGTGGGCGAGGCCCTGATCATGACCGCCGCCGGCCTGTTCGTGGCCATTCCCGCGGTGCTCGCCTACAACGCCCTGACCCGCGCCGTGCGCGTCATCGAGGCCGACCTGGACGCCTTCGCCCACGACCTGCACGCCTTCTTCACTACCGGCAAGCCGCTCTCTGGCGGCGAACCCCACACCGGCACCAGCCACGCCGCCCCGGTCAATGCCGCCGGCCGCCCCCTGGCGGAGGCCGCGTAA
- a CDS encoding hemin uptake protein HemP produces MATTANDCAAGGRSASTGGAPGAKAGAPVLSSSQLFQGSKTVRIEHAGQSYILRLTRENKLILTK; encoded by the coding sequence ATGGCAACCACCGCTAACGACTGCGCGGCTGGCGGCCGGAGCGCCTCGACCGGAGGCGCCCCCGGCGCCAAGGCCGGCGCCCCGGTCCTGTCCAGCAGCCAGCTGTTCCAAGGCAGCAAGACGGTGCGCATCGAGCACGCCGGCCAGTCCTACATCCTGCGCCTGACGCGGGAAAACAAGCTGATCCTGACCAAGTAG
- the trxB gene encoding thioredoxin-disulfide reductase, whose amino-acid sequence MSKTRHCPLLILGSGPAGYSAAVYAARANLKPVLITGLAQGGQLMTTTEVDNWPADADGVQGPELMARFQKHAERFETEMIFDHIHTTKLQEKPFRLIGDAGEYTCDALIIATGASAMYLGLPSEEKFAGKGVSACATCDGFFYRNQKVAVVGGGNTAVEEALYLANIASHVTLIHRRDKFRAEKIMQDKVFKKVEEGKMTIKFDTTLDEVLGDDSGVTGLRLKSTKTGATEDIDVMGVFIAIGHKPNTDIFKGQLEMDDTGYLITQGGREGNATQTSIPGVFAAGDVQDHVYRQAVTSAGTGCMAALDAERYLDSLGQ is encoded by the coding sequence ATGAGCAAAACCCGTCACTGCCCCCTGTTGATCCTCGGTTCCGGCCCCGCCGGGTACTCGGCTGCGGTCTACGCGGCCCGGGCCAACCTCAAGCCCGTGCTCATCACCGGTCTCGCCCAGGGCGGCCAGCTGATGACCACCACCGAGGTGGACAACTGGCCGGCGGACGCGGACGGGGTGCAGGGTCCGGAGCTGATGGCGCGCTTTCAGAAGCACGCCGAGCGCTTCGAGACCGAGATGATCTTCGACCACATCCACACCACCAAGCTGCAGGAAAAGCCCTTCCGCCTGATCGGCGACGCCGGTGAATACACCTGCGACGCCCTGATCATCGCCACCGGCGCCTCGGCTATGTACCTGGGTCTGCCCTCGGAAGAGAAGTTCGCCGGCAAGGGCGTGTCCGCCTGCGCCACCTGTGACGGTTTCTTCTACCGCAACCAGAAGGTCGCCGTGGTCGGCGGCGGCAACACTGCCGTGGAAGAGGCACTCTACCTGGCCAACATCGCCAGCCACGTCACCCTGATCCACCGCCGCGACAAGTTCCGCGCCGAAAAGATCATGCAGGACAAGGTGTTCAAGAAGGTCGAGGAAGGCAAGATGACCATCAAGTTCGACACCACCCTGGACGAGGTGCTGGGCGACGATTCTGGCGTGACCGGCCTGCGCCTGAAGAGCACCAAGACCGGCGCCACCGAGGATATCGACGTGATGGGCGTGTTCATCGCCATCGGCCACAAGCCCAACACCGACATCTTCAAGGGCCAGCTGGAGATGGACGACACCGGCTACCTGATCACCCAGGGCGGCCGCGAGGGCAACGCCACCCAGACCAGCATTCCCGGCGTGTTCGCCGCCGGCGACGTGCAGGACCACGTCTACCGCCAGGCGGTGACCTCCGCCGGGACCGGCTGCATGGCCGCCCTGGACGCCGAGCGCTACCTGGACAGCCTGGGCCAGTAA
- the bfr gene encoding bacterioferritin: MKGDKKIITQLNSLLAGELTAIDQYFIHAEMYKDWGLNALFERINHEMEDEREHARQLIARILFLEGTPDLSKREPLNIGKDTPSMLENDLALEYSVVKHLKEVIAECEKAQDYVTRELLVTMLDDTEEDHAHWLEKQLRLIKLTGLQNYLQSQMSGAA, from the coding sequence ATGAAAGGCGACAAGAAGATCATCACCCAGCTGAACAGCCTGCTCGCCGGCGAACTCACCGCTATCGACCAGTACTTCATCCACGCCGAGATGTACAAGGACTGGGGCCTCAACGCCCTGTTCGAGCGCATCAACCACGAGATGGAAGACGAGCGCGAGCACGCCCGCCAGCTGATCGCCCGCATCCTCTTCCTCGAAGGCACCCCGGACCTGAGCAAGCGCGAGCCGCTCAATATCGGCAAGGACACCCCGTCCATGCTGGAAAACGACCTGGCCCTGGAATATTCGGTGGTCAAGCACCTCAAGGAAGTCATCGCCGAGTGCGAAAAGGCCCAGGACTACGTCACCCGCGAACTGCTGGTGACCATGCTCGACGACACCGAGGAAGACCACGCCCACTGGCTGGAAAAGCAGCTGCGCCTGATCAAGCTCACCGGCCTGCAGAATTACCTGCAGTCCCAGATGAGCGGCGCCGCCTAA
- a CDS encoding NAD+ synthase: MASLRLAIAQLNITLGDLAGNAERILAAARRAADQGVRLVLTPELSLTGYPPEDLLLRPDFYRACDRAVADLAARLPAGVAVVVGHPVEIRGERFNAASIVDRGALRATYLKRRLPNSTVFDEVRYFSPGPGPLVADIDGVKVGLAICEDVWFPEPCADLAAAGAELILVPNASPYHLGKGAERLDVIAARARETDLPLVYANLVGGQDELVFDGGSWAVQADGTAAARAPQFEEDLLVLDYAAGRLTAPPPLPDLSLEDEVYRALVLGVRDYLGKNGFPGAIIGLSGGIDSALTLCVAVDALGADKVRAVMMPSPYTADISLEDSRALVRTLGVQYDEIPIAPAMATMEGLLAPLFAGLAADTTEENIQARIRGNLLMALSNKTGRLVLTTGNKSEMAVGYCTLYGDMAGGFAVIKDIAKTLVYRLCRWINREREIIPTRIITRPPSAELKPNQLDQDSLPPYEVLDAIIEAYVENNRSPREIIAAGYAEADVRRVVRLLKIAEYKRRQSPLGIRVTRRGFGKDWRVPITNRYADEY; the protein is encoded by the coding sequence ATGGCTTCCCTCCGTCTTGCCATCGCCCAGCTCAACATCACCCTGGGCGACCTCGCCGGCAATGCCGAGCGCATCCTCGCGGCCGCCCGGCGCGCGGCCGACCAGGGCGTGCGCCTGGTGCTCACCCCCGAGCTGTCCCTGACCGGCTATCCGCCCGAAGACCTGCTGTTGCGCCCCGACTTTTACCGGGCCTGCGACCGGGCCGTGGCCGACCTGGCCGCCCGGCTGCCCGCCGGCGTGGCGGTGGTGGTGGGCCATCCGGTCGAGATTCGGGGCGAGCGCTTCAACGCCGCCTCCATCGTCGACCGCGGCGCCCTGCGCGCCACCTACCTGAAGCGCCGCCTGCCCAACAGCACGGTGTTCGACGAGGTGCGCTACTTCAGCCCCGGCCCAGGCCCCCTGGTGGCCGACATCGACGGGGTCAAGGTCGGTCTGGCGATCTGCGAGGACGTCTGGTTCCCCGAGCCCTGCGCCGACCTGGCCGCCGCCGGGGCCGAACTGATCCTGGTGCCTAACGCCTCGCCCTACCACCTGGGCAAGGGCGCCGAGCGCCTGGACGTGATTGCCGCCCGGGCCCGGGAAACCGATCTGCCCCTGGTTTACGCCAACCTGGTGGGCGGTCAGGACGAGCTGGTTTTCGACGGCGGTTCCTGGGCCGTCCAGGCGGACGGTACCGCCGCCGCCCGGGCCCCCCAGTTCGAGGAAGACCTGCTGGTGCTCGACTACGCCGCCGGCCGTCTGACGGCGCCGCCGCCCCTGCCCGACCTGAGCCTGGAGGACGAGGTCTACCGGGCCCTGGTGCTCGGCGTGCGCGACTACCTGGGCAAGAACGGCTTCCCCGGCGCCATCATCGGCCTTTCCGGGGGCATCGATTCGGCCCTCACCCTGTGCGTCGCCGTGGACGCCCTGGGGGCGGACAAGGTCCGCGCGGTGATGATGCCCTCGCCCTACACCGCCGACATCAGCCTGGAAGACTCCCGCGCCCTGGTGCGCACTCTGGGTGTGCAGTACGACGAAATCCCCATCGCCCCGGCCATGGCTACCATGGAAGGGCTGCTGGCGCCGCTGTTCGCCGGCCTGGCGGCGGACACCACCGAAGAGAACATCCAGGCGCGCATTCGCGGCAACCTGCTGATGGCCCTGTCCAACAAGACCGGGCGGCTGGTGCTCACCACCGGCAACAAGTCGGAGATGGCGGTAGGCTACTGCACTCTCTATGGCGACATGGCCGGCGGCTTCGCCGTCATCAAGGACATCGCCAAGACCCTGGTCTACCGACTGTGCCGCTGGATCAACCGGGAGCGGGAGATCATTCCCACCCGCATCATCACCCGGCCGCCCTCCGCCGAGCTCAAGCCCAACCAGCTCGACCAGGATTCCCTGCCGCCCTACGAGGTGCTCGACGCCATCATCGAGGCCTACGTCGAGAACAACCGCTCGCCCCGGGAAATCATCGCCGCCGGCTATGCCGAGGCCGACGTGCGCCGGGTGGTGCGCTTGCTCAAGATCGCCGAATACAAGCGCCGCCAGTCTCCGCTCGGCATCCGCGTCACGCGGCGCGGCTTCGGCAAGGACTGGCGCGTCCCCATCACCAACCGTTATGCTGACGAATACTAA
- the ppa gene encoding inorganic diphosphatase, producing MNVNALSAGKDLPNDINVVIEIPANQPGIKFELDKDSGAIVVDRFMATPMHYPCNYGFVPNTLSDDGDPTDVLVVAPVALPAGSVIRCRPVGVLQMEDEAGMDAKVVAVPHSKLTPLYDHVKSINDLPELLVKQITHFFEHYKDLEPGKWVKVSGWGDVDAARAEIVASAARAQAK from the coding sequence ATGAACGTCAACGCCCTGTCCGCCGGCAAGGACCTGCCCAACGATATCAACGTGGTGATCGAAATCCCCGCCAACCAGCCCGGCATCAAGTTCGAGCTGGACAAGGATTCCGGCGCCATCGTGGTGGACCGGTTCATGGCCACCCCCATGCACTACCCCTGCAACTACGGCTTCGTGCCCAACACCCTGTCCGACGACGGCGATCCCACCGACGTGCTGGTGGTGGCCCCGGTGGCCCTGCCGGCCGGCTCCGTGATCCGTTGCCGTCCCGTGGGCGTGCTGCAGATGGAAGACGAAGCGGGCATGGACGCCAAGGTGGTGGCGGTTCCCCACTCCAAGCTGACCCCGCTGTACGACCACGTGAAGAGCATCAATGACCTGCCCGAGCTGCTGGTCAAGCAGATCACCCACTTCTTCGAGCACTACAAGGATCTGGAGCCGGGCAAGTGGGTCAAGGTCTCCGGCTGGGGCGACGTGGACGCCGCCCGTGCCGAGATCGTCGCCAGCGCCGCTCGCGCCCAGGCCAAGTAA